A part of Clostridium novyi genomic DNA contains:
- a CDS encoding PTS system mannose/fructose/sorbose family transporter subunit IID, translating into MNVKENLSIEDKKMLRSVFWRSWTINASRTGATQYHAVGVMYTLLPVINRFYKTNEEKATALVRHTTWFNATMHLNNFIIGLVSSMERQNSEDKTFDANSITAVKASLMGPLSGIGDSFFWGILRVVAAGIGISLASSGSALGAIVFLLLYNIPAFLIHYYSLYSGYSVGANFIEKLYASGGMKILTKASSMLGLIMMGSMTASNVKFKTILKVSVDGSNKVMMIQKYLDQLFVGIVPLCITLLAFYLLRKKVNINIVMFGIMFLGILLGLLGIC; encoded by the coding sequence ATGAACGTTAAAGAAAATTTATCAATTGAAGATAAAAAAATGTTACGATCAGTATTTTGGCGTTCTTGGACAATTAACGCTAGTCGTACTGGTGCTACTCAATATCACGCAGTAGGCGTTATGTATACTCTTTTACCTGTTATTAACAGATTTTATAAAACAAATGAAGAAAAGGCTACTGCTTTAGTTCGTCACACTACTTGGTTTAACGCTACTATGCATTTAAATAATTTTATAATAGGACTTGTATCATCAATGGAACGTCAAAACAGTGAAGATAAAACCTTTGACGCAAATTCTATTACAGCAGTTAAAGCTTCTTTAATGGGACCACTTTCAGGTATAGGGGACTCCTTTTTCTGGGGCATATTAAGGGTTGTTGCAGCAGGTATTGGTATATCCTTAGCAAGTTCAGGTTCAGCACTAGGAGCAATTGTATTCTTATTATTATACAATATTCCAGCATTTTTAATACATTATTATTCACTATATAGTGGTTATTCCGTAGGTGCAAATTTTATTGAAAAATTATATGCAAGTGGCGGAATGAAAATATTGACAAAAGCATCAAGTATGCTTGGCTTAATAATGATGGGTTCAATGACTGCATCTAACGTAAAATTCAAAACAATCCTTAAAGTAAGTGTTGATGGAAGTAACAAGGTTATGATGATACAAAAATATTTGGATCAATTATTTGTAGGAATAGTTCCTTTATGTATTACTTTATTAGCATTTTATTTACTACGTAAAAAAGTAAATATTAATATAGTAATGTTTGGTATCATGTTTTTAGGTATACTCTTAGGATTACTTGGAATATGCTAA
- a CDS encoding type I restriction endonuclease subunit R, which produces MSLLENFTEDLLEEAAIEIFKEMGYSYAFGPDISYDGEYPERKNYKDVILEQRVKDALFSINKSLPEEALEEAYRKIITFNSPILEENNKEFHKFLVEGIDVPFTKDGQPKTEKAYIIDFKNPKNNDFLVVNQFTIIENEERRPDLIIFVNGIPIVVIELKSATDENVGIYSAYNQIQTYKRDIPSLFNYNAFCILSDGINAKAGTITSNEERFMNWRSIDGINVASLDVPQYEVMLRGMLDKERILDIVENFLLFQESTKAEYDSEGNKIEDKKSIIKILAGYHQYFAVKKAVEKTKIATSEKGDKKIGVVWHTQGSGKSFSMVFYAAQLVKELNNPTLVILTDRNDLDDQLFGTFSKSAHILRQAPKQAHVRKLTDEQKKAQAKENSKEINGLFDLLNERESGGVIFTTIQKFKPEDGEMPVLTDRRNVVIIADEAHRSQYGLEAKTNTKTGEVKFGYAKYLRDALPNASFIGFTGTPIELEDKSTPAVFGDYIDIYDMTRAVEDEATVKIYYENRIIKLETDDKELEKIDDEFEEITEGQEDNDREKYKTKWSRLEAVVGSPNRVKKLAEDIVNHYEEKAKTVDGKAMVVCMSRRIAVNLYDEIVKLRPDWHSDDVNKGKIKVVMTGSAADNERLQKHIGGKQRRDTLAKRMKDNNDELKIVIVRDMWLTGFDVPSMHTMYIDKPMKGHNLMQAIARVNRVFKDKSGGVVVDYLGILESLKKALKQYTDSDKQNTGIDTSVAISVMIEKLEILRGLVHGLDYSAYMGTSQAGRIRAITSGMNFVLGMEEKDQKEFKQFAIELAKVHSLCAATEEGKKLAMEVAYFKAVKASLAKLDSKNVVKKSKKEIESRVNQMLERSIISEDVIDVFDTLGIKRPEVSILSEEFLEEVKNIKHKNLAVEMLKKLLEGNLKSMEKRNLVKSEKFSEKLKKALNKYRNQAITNAEVIEELIAMAKEIKGMKDKEKDLGLNDDEIAFYDALTADDIVKEFMDDETLKKIAHELTMSIRNNITIDWSVRKSAQAGMRRIIKRLLKKYDYPPEQAKQALQVVMRQAELMCGNFDMDEVICDRVAEKNGEYVY; this is translated from the coding sequence TTGAGTTTATTAGAAAATTTTACAGAGGATTTATTAGAAGAAGCAGCTATAGAGATATTTAAAGAAATGGGATATAGTTATGCCTTTGGTCCCGATATTAGTTATGATGGAGAATATCCAGAAAGAAAAAATTATAAAGATGTTATTTTAGAGCAAAGAGTTAAAGATGCTTTGTTTAGTATTAATAAGTCGCTTCCAGAAGAAGCATTAGAAGAAGCTTATAGAAAGATAATTACCTTTAATAGTCCAATATTAGAGGAGAATAATAAAGAATTTCACAAGTTTTTAGTTGAAGGAATAGATGTACCTTTTACGAAAGATGGACAACCTAAAACTGAAAAAGCTTATATAATAGATTTTAAAAATCCTAAAAACAATGACTTTTTAGTAGTTAATCAGTTTACTATAATTGAAAACGAAGAAAGAAGACCTGATTTAATAATTTTTGTTAATGGTATTCCAATAGTAGTTATAGAACTTAAATCAGCCACTGATGAAAATGTAGGAATATATAGTGCATATAATCAAATACAAACTTATAAAAGAGATATTCCTAGCCTTTTTAACTATAATGCTTTTTGTATCTTATCAGATGGAATAAATGCTAAGGCTGGAACTATTACTTCAAATGAAGAAAGATTCATGAATTGGAGAAGTATTGATGGTATAAATGTTGCTAGTTTAGATGTACCTCAATATGAAGTAATGCTTAGAGGAATGCTAGATAAAGAAAGAATTTTAGATATAGTAGAAAATTTCTTATTATTTCAAGAATCAACTAAAGCAGAGTATGACAGTGAAGGTAATAAAATTGAAGATAAAAAAAGCATAATTAAAATATTAGCTGGGTATCATCAATATTTTGCAGTTAAAAAGGCAGTTGAAAAAACTAAAATTGCAACCAGTGAAAAGGGCGATAAGAAAATAGGCGTTGTTTGGCATACACAAGGGTCAGGTAAGAGTTTTTCTATGGTATTTTACGCAGCTCAGCTTGTAAAAGAACTTAATAATCCTACACTTGTTATATTAACTGATAGAAACGATTTAGATGATCAATTGTTTGGAACATTTTCTAAATCAGCCCATATTTTAAGACAAGCTCCAAAACAAGCCCATGTCAGAAAGCTTACAGATGAGCAAAAAAAAGCACAAGCTAAAGAAAATTCCAAAGAAATAAATGGATTATTTGATTTGCTTAATGAAAGAGAATCAGGCGGGGTAATATTTACTACTATTCAAAAATTTAAGCCAGAAGATGGAGAAATGCCAGTACTTACGGATAGAAGAAATGTTGTAATTATTGCAGATGAAGCTCACAGAAGTCAGTATGGATTAGAGGCAAAAACAAACACAAAAACTGGAGAGGTTAAGTTTGGCTATGCAAAGTATCTAAGAGATGCTCTTCCCAATGCTTCATTTATAGGGTTTACAGGTACTCCAATAGAATTAGAAGATAAATCAACACCAGCAGTTTTTGGTGATTATATAGATATTTATGATATGACAAGAGCTGTTGAAGATGAAGCAACTGTTAAAATATATTATGAAAATAGAATTATTAAGTTGGAAACTGATGATAAAGAACTTGAAAAAATAGATGATGAATTTGAAGAAATAACAGAAGGACAAGAGGATAATGACAGAGAGAAATATAAAACAAAGTGGTCAAGATTAGAAGCTGTTGTAGGTTCACCAAACAGAGTTAAAAAGCTTGCAGAAGATATAGTTAATCACTATGAAGAAAAAGCTAAAACTGTTGATGGTAAAGCTATGGTTGTATGTATGAGTAGAAGAATAGCAGTTAATTTATACGATGAGATAGTTAAGCTTAGGCCAGATTGGCATAGTGACGATGTTAATAAAGGTAAGATAAAGGTCGTAATGACTGGTTCAGCAGCTGATAATGAAAGACTTCAAAAACATATAGGTGGAAAACAAAGACGTGATACTTTAGCTAAAAGAATGAAAGATAATAACGATGAGCTAAAAATAGTTATTGTTAGAGATATGTGGCTTACTGGTTTTGATGTGCCTTCAATGCATACCATGTATATAGACAAGCCTATGAAGGGACATAACCTAATGCAGGCAATAGCAAGGGTAAACAGAGTTTTTAAAGATAAATCAGGTGGTGTTGTAGTTGATTATCTTGGAATTCTTGAAAGCCTAAAGAAGGCATTAAAGCAATATACAGATAGTGATAAGCAAAATACAGGTATAGATACTTCAGTTGCAATATCTGTAATGATTGAAAAGCTAGAAATTCTTCGAGGTTTGGTTCATGGATTAGATTATTCAGCATATATGGGGACTTCTCAAGCTGGCAGAATAAGAGCTATAACTAGTGGTATGAATTTTGTTTTAGGAATGGAAGAAAAAGATCAAAAAGAATTTAAACAGTTTGCAATTGAACTTGCTAAAGTTCATTCTTTATGTGCAGCAACAGAGGAAGGCAAAAAATTAGCTATGGAAGTAGCTTACTTTAAGGCTGTTAAAGCAAGTTTAGCAAAACTTGATTCAAAAAATGTTGTAAAAAAATCAAAAAAAGAAATTGAATCAAGAGTTAACCAGATGCTTGAAAGGTCAATTATATCTGAAGATGTCATTGATGTTTTTGATACACTTGGTATTAAAAGACCAGAAGTATCAATTCTTTCAGAAGAGTTCTTAGAAGAAGTAAAGAATATTAAACATAAAAATTTAGCAGTTGAAATGCTTAAAAAACTTCTTGAAGGAAATTTGAAGTCTATGGAAAAAAGAAATTTAGTTAAATCTGAGAAATTTTCAGAAAAACTAAAAAAAGCCCTTAACAAGTATAGAAATCAAGCTATAACTAATGCAGAAGTTATAGAAGAACTTATTGCAATGGCTAAAGAAATAAAGGGTATGAAAGATAAGGAAAAGGATTTAGGACTTAATGATGATGAAATAGCTTTTTATGATGCATTAACTGCTGATGATATAGTTAAAGAATTTATGGATGATGAAACCTTAAAGAAAATAGCTCATGAATTAACAATGTCTATAAGAAATAATATTACTATAGATTGGAGCGTGAGAAAAAGTGCACAAGCAGGTATGCGAAGAATAATAAAAAGATTACTAAAAAAATATGATTACCCACCAGAACAAGCAAAGCAAGCACTACAGGTAGTTATGAGACAGGCAGAGCTTATGTGTGGGAATTTTGATATGGATGAGGTAATTTGTGATAGAGTTGCTGAAAAAAATGGGGAGTATGTTTATTAA
- a CDS encoding PTS mannose/fructose/sorbose/N-acetylgalactosamine transporter subunit IIC, whose amino-acid sequence MLMHALMAALSVFICFAGNYITGQSMMERPLVVGLVTGILMGDIQTGILMGASLEAVFLGNVNIGGVIAAEPVTATTLATTFAIISHVETKAAITLAIPIGMLAAFVVMFLKNVLMNVFAPSLDKAARENNQKKIVALHYGTWVLYYLIISAISFFGILAGSGPINALVTNIPTRLMNGLSAAGGLLPSVGFAMLMKLLWDNKLAVFYLLGFVLTAYLKLPAVAVAAIGIILCITTSQRDLQIANLPAIGSKTSGQMTKEDEEEDFFS is encoded by the coding sequence ATGTTAATGCATGCTTTAATGGCAGCACTAAGTGTATTTATTTGCTTTGCTGGCAACTATATAACAGGTCAAAGTATGATGGAACGCCCATTAGTAGTTGGTCTTGTAACAGGTATACTAATGGGCGATATTCAAACTGGTATTTTAATGGGAGCTTCATTAGAAGCCGTATTTTTAGGTAATGTAAACATTGGTGGTGTAATAGCTGCTGAACCGGTTACTGCTACTACATTAGCAACAACCTTTGCCATTATATCTCATGTTGAAACAAAGGCAGCTATTACACTTGCTATACCAATTGGTATGTTAGCAGCTTTTGTAGTTATGTTCTTAAAAAATGTACTTATGAATGTCTTTGCTCCATCACTAGATAAGGCAGCCAGAGAAAATAATCAAAAGAAGATTGTAGCATTACACTATGGTACTTGGGTATTATATTATTTAATAATATCAGCTATATCTTTCTTCGGAATATTAGCAGGTAGTGGTCCTATTAATGCTCTTGTAACCAATATACCAACTAGATTAATGAATGGTTTAAGTGCAGCTGGTGGACTTCTTCCATCAGTAGGATTTGCAATGTTAATGAAATTATTATGGGATAATAAACTTGCTGTATTTTATTTATTAGGATTTGTACTTACTGCGTACTTAAAATTACCTGCAGTTGCTGTAGCTGCTATTGGAATAATTTTATGCATTACAACAAGCCAACGTGATTTACAAATAGCAAATCTGCCTGCCATTGGTTCAAAAACATCTGGACAGATGACTAAAGAAGATGAAGAGGAGGACTTTTTTTCATGA
- a CDS encoding DEAD/DEAH box helicase — translation MKFNDIYLKAINEVFDNISNEKNVCLFFKGFNAEFFSALSSIKTNRISNSVYLNHNHSINLQLLEKNKNLLLIKFLQQTEGISWGYYEELIALCNTWNDIEKQENIKIIVVNNNLFNNSYPLTLDEKLQKRLANYVNNEEKEDLELEVLMNYYSDVIIHSDRTYGIVYKDSNTSFTKVNIYKEEEPVISTDDNASSNIVTQLNLFEIKARLQNGEKIEELNFVINNKQEARNLYSFVYIMNELNVKYSITFKDRFSSEDNIDDNKYLSILKKYWGKDKEFRKINFYKNPDESNEVIEISQGHIISYIINQINIAIDNKENFRDVFITAPTGSGKSLLFQIPAIYSATESKIKAVTIVITPLIALMRDQVEQLKEKMGIEFATFLNSEISFEEKESRIRKIKNGEISIVYMSPELLLGSSLENIIGSRTIALLVVDEAHIVTTWGRDFRADYWFLGTYIEKIRRNKEKKFPIVCLTATAVYMGSEDTVNDTITTLSLNTPKIYLGNVRRNNINFDINFIERKSIKGGFEEFKLSKTHERIIQLITKKRKSIVYCPFTTHIQQISDLIESKVKNKIGIYYGAYDKIKKIESQKKFKNGDNKIMLCTKAFGMGIDIRDIETVYHYAPTGNLSDYVQEIGRVARDENIKGCAATDFTESDLKYVRMLSSLSSIKQYQLKEVLRKLYNIYKEKRKRNILISPETFSYLFGNNNLENRVKTSLLLLEKDLNRHFNVLIVRPKSMFTKNFVNVPFEVKDIFIKKYGKYSKEIKENTKRIIPGCYRNGDIEISNTGTIYEVNMSELWENNFSNLTFPDFKRRFFNGELFELDNDKCKLSPRVHLIITYRKDYEECKILLKDYCNKLSSIFSYFKHQNKFFTKTEFKKVFKSKFYDTFATQDLSDIILNMFIADISENIGFNQNKDKYRFIQQRKSQTNDMELEYRIMNNNYSTFGNYLIRQITQCVPKGSDNIHSSYIAICRGEHKTDMLQLSILLELFGLATYEVIGGKNIEIFVRINDPLKIKKLSNVNYRNNILTQIEDKRRKSQDILQKFMSSKLSDEERWDVIENYFLGNDEYVNHKLGIL, via the coding sequence TTGAAATTTAATGATATTTATTTAAAAGCCATTAATGAAGTTTTTGATAATATTTCAAATGAAAAGAATGTTTGTTTATTTTTTAAAGGATTTAATGCTGAATTTTTTTCAGCATTATCCTCTATTAAAACAAATCGAATTAGTAACAGTGTATATTTAAATCATAATCATTCAATAAATTTACAATTATTAGAGAAAAATAAAAACTTGTTGTTAATAAAATTTTTACAACAAACAGAAGGTATTTCATGGGGATACTATGAGGAACTTATTGCACTATGCAATACATGGAATGATATAGAAAAACAAGAAAATATCAAGATTATAGTAGTTAATAATAATTTATTTAATAATTCATATCCGTTAACTTTAGATGAGAAGCTACAAAAAAGATTGGCTAATTATGTAAATAATGAAGAAAAAGAGGATTTAGAATTAGAAGTGTTAATGAATTATTACTCAGATGTGATAATTCATTCAGACAGAACTTATGGAATCGTATACAAAGATAGTAATACTAGCTTTACTAAAGTTAATATTTATAAGGAAGAGGAACCGGTAATAAGTACAGATGATAATGCATCAAGTAATATAGTTACACAACTAAATTTATTTGAAATAAAAGCTAGACTGCAAAATGGAGAAAAAATAGAAGAATTAAATTTCGTAATAAATAATAAACAGGAAGCTAGGAATTTGTATTCATTTGTTTATATTATGAATGAATTAAATGTTAAATATAGCATTACATTTAAAGATAGGTTTTCTAGTGAAGATAATATAGATGATAATAAATATTTATCAATTCTTAAAAAGTATTGGGGAAAAGATAAGGAATTTAGGAAAATAAACTTCTATAAAAACCCTGATGAAAGTAATGAAGTTATTGAAATTTCTCAAGGCCATATTATCAGTTATATAATTAATCAGATTAATATAGCCATTGATAATAAAGAAAATTTCAGAGATGTATTTATAACTGCACCAACAGGTTCTGGAAAGTCTTTGTTATTTCAAATTCCAGCAATATATTCAGCTACTGAAAGTAAAATAAAAGCTGTAACAATAGTTATAACGCCCCTTATTGCTCTTATGCGTGATCAAGTAGAGCAACTAAAAGAAAAAATGGGAATAGAATTTGCAACATTTTTGAATTCTGAAATTTCTTTTGAGGAAAAAGAAAGTAGAATAAGAAAAATAAAAAATGGAGAAATTTCTATAGTATATATGTCACCAGAATTGCTATTAGGATCTTCTTTAGAAAATATAATAGGTTCAAGAACAATAGCACTATTAGTAGTTGATGAGGCACATATTGTAACTACATGGGGGAGAGACTTTAGGGCAGATTATTGGTTTTTAGGAACTTATATAGAAAAGATAAGAAGAAATAAAGAAAAAAAATTTCCTATAGTATGTTTGACTGCTACAGCTGTTTATATGGGTAGTGAAGATACTGTTAATGACACCATTACTACATTATCATTAAATACACCAAAAATATATTTAGGAAATGTAAGGAGAAACAATATTAATTTTGATATTAATTTTATAGAAAGAAAAAGTATTAAAGGTGGATTCGAAGAATTTAAATTAAGCAAGACCCATGAAAGAATTATTCAATTAATAACTAAAAAACGAAAATCTATAGTGTATTGTCCATTTACTACTCATATACAGCAAATTTCAGATTTAATAGAAAGTAAAGTTAAGAATAAGATAGGTATTTATTATGGAGCATATGATAAAATTAAAAAGATAGAATCACAAAAAAAATTTAAAAATGGTGACAATAAGATAATGCTATGCACAAAAGCTTTTGGTATGGGAATAGATATAAGGGATATTGAAACAGTATATCACTATGCTCCTACTGGAAATCTTTCTGATTATGTTCAGGAAATTGGAAGAGTGGCAAGAGATGAAAATATAAAAGGTTGTGCGGCAACAGATTTTACAGAAAGTGATTTGAAATATGTTAGAATGCTTAGTAGTTTATCAAGCATAAAACAATATCAACTAAAAGAGGTTTTAAGAAAATTATATAATATATATAAAGAAAAAAGAAAAAGAAATATACTTATATCACCAGAGACGTTTTCATATTTATTTGGCAATAATAATTTAGAAAATAGAGTTAAGACAAGTTTATTATTGTTGGAGAAAGATTTAAACAGACATTTTAATGTATTAATAGTAAGACCTAAGAGTATGTTTACTAAAAATTTTGTAAATGTACCTTTTGAAGTAAAAGATATATTTATAAAAAAATATGGAAAATATTCAAAAGAAATAAAAGAAAATACTAAACGTATCATACCAGGTTGCTATAGAAATGGTGATATCGAAATAAGTAATACTGGAACAATATATGAAGTGAATATGTCCGAATTGTGGGAAAATAATTTTTCAAATTTAACATTCCCAGATTTTAAGAGAAGATTTTTTAATGGTGAGTTATTTGAACTGGATAATGATAAGTGTAAGTTATCACCAAGAGTACACTTAATCATTACTTATAGGAAAGATTATGAAGAGTGTAAAATTTTATTAAAAGATTATTGTAATAAACTAAGTTCAATATTTAGTTATTTTAAACATCAAAATAAATTTTTTACTAAAACAGAATTTAAGAAAGTATTTAAAAGTAAGTTTTATGATACTTTTGCAACACAAGATTTATCTGATATAATTCTTAACATGTTTATAGCAGATATATCGGAAAATATAGGATTTAATCAAAATAAAGATAAATATAGATTTATACAACAAAGAAAGAGTCAAACTAATGATATGGAATTAGAGTACAGAATAATGAATAATAATTATTCTACATTTGGAAATTATTTAATAAGACAAATTACACAATGTGTTCCAAAGGGTTCAGATAATATACATTCATCATATATTGCAATATGCAGAGGTGAACATAAAACAGATATGCTGCAACTTTCAATATTATTAGAACTTTTTGGATTAGCAACTTATGAAGTGATAGGAGGAAAAAACATAGAAATATTTGTTAGAATAAATGATCCTCTAAAAATTAAAAAATTATCTAATGTAAACTATAGAAATAATATTTTAACTCAGATAGAAGATAAAAGAAGAAAATCACAAGATATTCTACAAAAATTTATGAGTAGTAAATTATCAGATGAAGAACGATGGGATGTTATTGAAAATTATTTTTTAGGTAATGATGAGTATGTTAATCATAAGTTGGGAATTTTATAA
- a CDS encoding PTS system mannose/fructose/N-acetylgalactosamine-transporter subunit IIB — protein sequence MITQIRVDDRLIHGQVAVVWTKELNTPLLVVANDDAAKNEVMQMTLKMAVPSGMKLLIRSVDEAIKIFNDPRGKDKRMFVIVNKVSDATKIAKNVKDIETVNVANAGRFDKCDPKDKVMVFPSVQLSSEELNAAHELSELTHIKTYNQVLPSNPQIDLKKALSQL from the coding sequence ATGATTACACAAATTCGTGTTGATGACCGTTTAATACATGGTCAAGTAGCAGTAGTATGGACAAAGGAACTTAATACTCCACTATTGGTAGTTGCAAATGATGATGCAGCTAAAAATGAAGTTATGCAAATGACATTAAAGATGGCAGTTCCAAGTGGAATGAAACTTCTTATACGTTCTGTAGATGAAGCTATAAAAATATTTAATGATCCACGTGGTAAAGATAAAAGAATGTTTGTAATAGTAAACAAGGTATCTGATGCTACTAAAATAGCTAAGAATGTAAAAGATATAGAAACTGTAAACGTTGCAAATGCAGGACGTTTTGATAAGTGTGATCCTAAAGATAAAGTGATGGTATTTCCAAGTGTTCAGTTAAGTTCCGAAGAATTAAATGCTGCACATGAACTTTCTGAATTAACTCATATAAAAACTTATAACCAAGTACTACCAAGCAATCCTCAAATTGATTTAAAGAAAGCTTTATCTCAATTATAA
- a CDS encoding restriction endonuclease subunit S, whose translation MSFRETQLGRIPIEWNIDTMENSLGCIIDYRGKTPKKSDLGIKTLSAKSVKDGYIDYDSAYHISRKTYDKFMVRGIPQKGDILMTTEAPLGLVAKLDRDDVAIAQRLLTLRGKSNYLENDFLMYYLKSKIGQHQLNIRASGTTVSGIKQSEFRKVLITLPSIEEQKAISKILLDLDYKIKVNNQINKKLEEMAQAIFKQWFVDFEFPNEEGKPYKSSGGEMVESELGMIPKGWEVQQLGNIVNTYNGYSYKGNELSESNDAMVTIKNFDRKGGYKLDGLKEIIISEKVKPHHYVELNDIIVAHTDLTQGAEIIGNPIIIFSKGKYDKLIMSMDTVKVKSISNYIDDSIIYFILKNEKFKKYALGYVNGTTVLHLSKNAIPQYTTAIPRDNSILIKLSKILSNILIKIGYNLKETEKLISLRDTLLPKLMSGEIRVPLE comes from the coding sequence ATGAGTTTTAGGGAAACACAGTTGGGAAGAATACCTATTGAATGGAATATAGATACAATGGAAAATTCATTAGGTTGTATAATTGATTATAGAGGTAAAACCCCAAAAAAATCTGATTTAGGAATAAAAACGCTTAGTGCTAAGAGTGTTAAAGATGGATATATAGACTATGATAGTGCTTATCATATATCAAGAAAAACTTATGATAAATTTATGGTAAGAGGTATACCACAAAAAGGCGATATACTTATGACAACAGAAGCGCCTTTAGGATTAGTTGCAAAACTTGATAGAGATGATGTTGCTATAGCACAACGATTACTTACATTAAGAGGAAAGTCCAATTATTTAGAAAATGATTTTTTAATGTATTATTTAAAATCCAAAATAGGTCAACATCAACTAAATATAAGAGCATCAGGAACAACAGTGTCTGGAATAAAGCAGTCAGAGTTTAGAAAGGTTCTAATAACCTTACCTTCAATAGAAGAACAAAAAGCCATTTCAAAGATTTTATTAGACTTAGATTATAAGATAAAAGTAAACAACCAAATTAATAAAAAACTAGAAGAAATGGCACAAGCTATTTTCAAACAATGGTTTGTAGATTTCGAGTTTCCAAATGAAGAAGGAAAGCCTTATAAATCAAGTGGTGGAGAAATGGTTGAGAGTGAATTAGGGATGATTCCTAAGGGATGGGAAGTACAACAACTTGGCAATATAGTTAATACTTATAACGGATATTCATACAAGGGAAATGAACTATCAGAATCAAATGATGCTATGGTTACTATAAAGAATTTTGATAGGAAGGGTGGTTATAAATTAGATGGATTAAAAGAAATTATTATATCGGAAAAAGTAAAACCACATCATTATGTTGAATTAAACGATATAATAGTAGCACACACAGATTTAACGCAAGGAGCAGAAATAATAGGGAATCCAATAATTATCTTTTCAAAAGGTAAATATGACAAGTTAATAATGTCTATGGATACTGTAAAGGTAAAATCAATAAGTAATTATATTGATGATAGTATTATTTATTTTATACTTAAGAATGAGAAATTTAAAAAATATGCATTAGGTTATGTAAATGGAACGACTGTGTTGCATCTATCAAAAAATGCAATACCACAATATACTACTGCGATACCTAGAGATAACAGTATATTGATAAAATTGAGCAAAATTCTATCTAATATATTAATTAAAATTGGATATAATTTAAAAGAAACTGAGAAATTAATAAGTTTAAGAGATACATTATTACCAAAACTAATGTCAGGTGAAATAAGAGTACCATTAGAATAA
- a CDS encoding PTS sugar transporter subunit IIA, translating to MKKKYLIASHGELANGIKSSLDILANKGNEIEVINAYITDEDYTPQIVNFIKSIGDDEQGVIFTDLFGGSVNQKSVTEVLTNKNKNVFIISNVNLAIVLSLLFSVEDVFSEEYIKKSIVESQVTLVSTKISNDDSEEDFF from the coding sequence ATGAAGAAGAAATATTTAATAGCTAGTCATGGCGAATTAGCAAATGGTATTAAAAGCTCATTAGATATATTAGCCAACAAAGGTAATGAAATCGAAGTAATAAATGCATATATTACTGATGAAGATTATACTCCTCAAATTGTTAACTTTATAAAAAGCATCGGTGATGATGAACAAGGTGTTATATTCACAGATTTATTTGGTGGTAGTGTTAATCAAAAATCAGTAACTGAAGTTTTAACTAACAAAAATAAAAACGTATTCATTATTTCAAATGTAAATTTGGCAATAGTACTTTCACTGTTATTTTCTGTAGAGGATGTGTTTAGTGAAGAATACATTAAAAAATCTATTGTAGAAAGTCAAGTTACTCTCGTATCAACAAAAATATCTAATGATGATTCTGAAGAAGATTTTTTCTAA